The genomic window TGAATAACCATATTTGCAAAAGTTATTAAATAACTAGCACTATAACATACATAATTCAGTAACTAACACATGTGGGATATGTAATTACAACCTACTCCTTATGGCAACGGAAGTGACTCCGGCGACGGTGGTGGCTCCGGCAGCGTGGTTGCTCCGGCGACGGTGGTTGCTCCGGTGACAATGGAAGCTCCGGTGACAATGGAAACCCTGACAATGGGGTGGTGGCTCCGGTGACGATGGTTGCTCCGGCGACGTTGGTTTCTCCGGCGACGGTGGTGGCTCCGGCGACGGTGGTGGCTCCGGTGACGGTGGTTTCTCCGGCGGACGATGATTGCTCCGGTGACAATGGAAACCCCGACAATGGGGTGGTGGCTCCGGTGATGGCATTTGTTCCGGTAAGGGTGGTAGCTCCGGcgacggtggtggtggtgatgatggcGGCGACGGCGGTGGTAGTGGTGATGACGACAGCGGCGGTGGTTGTGGTGGAGATGGTTGTGATGGTAAGAAACAAGGGTATAATGACAAATATTGTAGAAAATATATCGAATATCAtccactttttttcttttggttagttagtgaattattaaatttttgtaggTTATTGATGCAAATTTCCCAAAATTTAATAGATCAAAAAGCTAAAATTATAGTTACtctaatttgatatttttacatctatatttaaaatatttatagcaTATGGTGGGTTATATGTAATATCTTTTTAATAAACGGCATGTTAAGATTATATGAGGAGATAGGTTGAATAAGGTTTGACGCctctaaatatttaaaaataacaaatgatgGATTGTgtaaacaataatttttagaaaaatgtttgatccctctaaatattttaaaatttgattctgcaagcaattttaaaaataacgAATGATGGATTGTGCAAGCAACTTTTTAATTGCgattataaaaatgaaaatataaacttcAGTCACAtatagaactttttttttttgtcaacggATTTTATTTAGAGTTCAAAAGAGCCAATTGTGAGGGaaattgtttacaaaagtGACATGAAGCGGTTCAGTACGAATTTTTTGTGCCAATTTGTCCGCCTTTACATTTGCAGTtcgagaaattaaagataaagaaaattttgtgaatTCCTCTTTATCGGTTTTTAATTCCTCCAAATAAGTTGAAAACGCTGGTCATTCGGTTGGAGAagacaccatcttcaccatGTCTGAACAGTCTGTAAAAAATGCTACTTCTTGGTTGTCGGCACCAATCATACACTTCATCGCCCAAAGTAGAGCTTCGACTTCTGTATGGAGTGGAGAAAGACTTCTACGAAGATTAGCAGCTCCCATGGCTGGCGAGTCTCCATTTGATGATGTGCAAAACCACCATAATCAAGAAAACTTATAGCTTCCTTTTCAAGATCCGTCCACAAAACAACGCAAACCAGAATAAATATTATCGTGTGATATATTCTGGacccaaatttgtttttccgaTCCCATGGAACCGTTATTTTCGGAACTGAGCTCAAATTGAGCTAACTACCATGATTGTGCCTCTTTTTCTGCTAAACATAATACGTCTAACGGATCTTTATccacattttcaaatattttttcgtTCCTTGCTTTCCAAATATACCAGATTATCCATAGAAATGAAGATGAATCAAATTCTGAAGGTATTCTTGAAAATAAGTGATCCAAATtcgtaaaaataaaatccgtAGGAAAAATTCCTGGAACTGTAGAAATCTTTGAGAGAGCTCATATCTGTCTAGCCGGATGACATTGGAACAGAGAATGGTTTATTGTTTCCGTAATAGCGCCACATCTGACACATCCTGTATCACAATTTATACCTCTTCTCCGTAAATTCTCCGTGACAGGGACACAACCTGACAATGTTTGCCACAAAAAATGTCGTAACTTAGGTGGACATTGCACTTTCAAGCATGTGCTTTTAGAACGTTTATTTCAGGACCAATGAAAGATGAATTATCCTCCAATTTTTCTAACCTTGCTGTATGATAACCAGATTTAACTGTATATTTTCCGGATTTTGTGAAATGCCAACCTAGAGTATCCTCTTTTGTTGACGTACCCAAGTGCAATGCACTTATTAGCTGGACATCTTCCGGATCAAAGAGCTCATTCAAAAGATCAATATTCCAAAAATTTGACCGGCTATCTATTAAATGTTGGACTTTTAAAGATGGGTCAATAATTGAACCATTACTTATTGCTGGTCTCAGGAATTGAGCCGGAATCCACGGATCCTCCCAAACTGAGATAGATGCCCCTGAACCAACTCTTTTAATAAGTCCTTTATTAACCAGAGATCTAGCTGAACAAAGACTTCTCCATCCATAAGACGGAgagtataattttatattttccaaagAATTGGATTTTCGATAATATCTCCCTTTGAAAACCTTTGCAAAAAGAGAATCTGTAACCGTTATCAAACGCCATAACTGTTTCGATAGTATAGCTGAATTAAAATCATCTATACTCCGAAAACCTAAACCACCTTCCAATTTGCTAATACACAATTTATTCCAAGCCATCTAGTGCATACCTCTAAATTCACCATTCGAATTCCACGAAAGTCACATATagaatttgatattattatataccaaaaatatGTTCATAATACATGCTAATAATTGCTAAACTATGTAATTAGCTCCAAAAAATCTCTATTTCAAACTAACTACCTAAGTAGTACGGTTCATGATCTGGTTAGTTGTAGTTAATTAAGCACTTATttctatttatgtttatatcaACCGTAATTAAGCACTTATAGTTACAGTTGtagttaatttttaaaaaacataataactTATCGAGGGGTAAAATTGTAAAACgaccaaaaaacaaaccctaccctaatcttcttcttcctgcgccgtatcccaaaaaaaacacagaagaaagaaaaaaaattcgaacTTTTCTGAACCAAATCATTCCAAGCCTTTGCCGCTTAATCCTCGCAATCCGATTTCTAGGGTTTAGAAATTAGATTTTGGGTTTGGATCTCTTAATCATGCCGAGGCAgaataaagatgaaaaatttgtttttgatgacggagaagacgaagacagAGAAGATCCAGTAGCCATTACAGAAGTCGACaacggcgaagaagaagatgatgatgaagctaATGAAGATCTAAGCTTGAAGATTTTAGAGAAAGCATTATCGAGGCGTGATGTTGGGAACAAGCTTGATTCTGATCTCTCCTCCGATTCTGGTGTAGTTAGTACTGTGATGGTTAATGGAGTAAAGTCTAAGGTTAAAAAGTCTGAGAGTagtaagaagatgaagagaaataaGCTTGAAGCTGACCATGAAATTGTAAGTATGAACGATTCTCttctatatcttcttctcattaCAGTTTCAATTATTGTCGTATTAATTGCTTTATAGATTTGAGAATCAGTAGTCTTTGATTTGCAATAGGAAAGATTGATTTGAGAATCAGTAGTGTTTAATGCTTATCGGTTTTTGTATAACAGCCTATTGTTTGGAATGACcaagatgaagagaaagtgGTGGAGGAGATAGTAAAAGGTGAAGGAGAGGATGATGAGGTTGAGAGATCTGATGAaccaaaaactgaagaaaCAGCTAGCAATTTGGTTCTGAAAAAGCTTCTTGTGAGTTGATTGAATTGTTGCTCTTATCTCAAAATTGTGTAACTTGTTTGTGATGATGACCATTGTTGGggtcttgttgttgttgttgttagcgTGGAGCAAGATACTTTGACCCTCCTGATGCTGGTTGGGTGAGTTGTTATAGTTGTGGGGAGCAAGGTCATACAAGTTTCAATTGTCCAACTCCTACTAAGCGTAGAAAGCCTTGCTTTATATGTGGGAGTTTGGAACATGGTGCAAAGCAGTGTTCAAAGGTGCGGTTTTAAGTTTGATGGTAGACCCATGGAAGGTTTAGGACTAGTCTTATTTTACTGCATATGGTTGCTGAGTAAAGTTTTCGTTGTTTTGACAGGGACATGATTGttatatatgcaaaaaaacTGGACATCGAGCTAAAGATTGTCCGGATAAGTACAAAAACGGGTCTAAAGGAGCTGTATGTTTAAGATGTGGAGACTTTGGACATGACATGATTTTGTGCAAGTATGAGTACTCTAAGGAAGATTTGAAGGTAACTTTGCTGATGATTTCTTTCATATACcttactgttttgtttttaaaaatttagtcAAAACAAACTCTGTTTAAACGAAAAGGAACTGATCATGACCATGTTTggatttatcattttttttcctgagTTTCCTTAACTTGAGGAGATATATCTTCTACACACAGCTGGTTTCACCTTTCTTGAGTTTCTGGTTGCTTTGCTATAAGATAGATCATATGGTAATGCTATTTTGCTGTATTTTCTTTGACCAGGATGTACAATGCTATATCTGTAAAAGCTTTGGCCATCTATGCTGTGTTGAACCTGGTAATTCACTGTCATGGGCTGTATCTTGCTACAGATGTGGTCAACTGGGTCATAGTGGACTGGTAAGTTATTgagattctgattttgaatTATCCACACTGTGGATTGAGTTTTCCTCTCTAAACAGAATGtcattttagttaaaataaatatgcCTAAAATGATTCTGCCACTCCAGACTCAAGTAATTTTCTCTCTAGGCATGTGGTAGACACTATGAAGAAAGCAACGAAAATGATTCTGCCACTCCAGAAAGGCTTTTTAACAGTAGGGAAGCCAGTGAATGCTATAGGTGTGGGGAAGAAGGGCATTTCGCACGTGAATGTCCGAATTCGTCGAGCATAAGCACTTCACATGGCAGAGAGTCACAAACTTTATGCTACAGATGTAATGGATCAGGACATTTCGCTCGTGAATGCCCCAATTCCTCCCAGGTAGgctctatctctctctacaTTTGGTGCTTTGAGGTCTTCActtctttcctttctctcACATGTTATGACTCACAGCGTTTCCGTTTTTCTTCATATAGGTTTCTAAGAGAGACCGTGAAACATCTACAACATCACATAAATCTcgcaagaaaaacaaagagaactCAGAACACGATTC from Arabidopsis thaliana chromosome 3, partial sequence includes these protein-coding regions:
- a CDS encoding uncharacterized protein (unknown protein; FUNCTIONS IN: molecular_function unknown; INVOLVED IN: biological_process unknown; LOCATED IN: chloroplast; Has 35333 Blast hits to 34131 proteins in 2444 species: Archae - 798; Bacteria - 22429; Metazoa - 974; Fungi - 991; Plants - 531; Viruses - 0; Other Eukaryotes - 9610 (source: NCBI BLink).), producing MPSPEPPPHCRGFHCHRSNHRPPEKPPSPEPPPSPEPPPSPEKPTSPEQPSSPEPPPHCQGFHCHRSFHCHRSNHRRRSNHAAGATTVAGVTSVAIRSRL
- a CDS encoding zinc knuckle (CCHC-type) family protein (zinc knuckle (CCHC-type) family protein; FUNCTIONS IN: zinc ion binding, nucleic acid binding; EXPRESSED IN: 20 plant structures; EXPRESSED DURING: 10 growth stages; CONTAINS InterPro DOMAIN/s: Zinc finger, CCHC-type (InterPro:IPR001878), Zinc finger, CCHC retroviral-type (InterPro:IPR013084); BEST Arabidopsis thaliana protein match is: Zinc knuckle (CCHC-type) family protein (TAIR:AT3G43490.1); Has 22952 Blast hits to 17782 proteins in 462 species: Archae - 2; Bacteria - 65; Metazoa - 3265; Fungi - 1419; Plants - 1360; Viruses - 15440; Other Eukaryotes - 1401 (source: NCBI BLink).), with protein sequence MPRQNKDEKFVFDDGEDEDREDPVAITEVDNGEEEDDDEANEDLSLKILEKALSRRDVGNKLDSDLSSDSGVVSTVMVNGVKSKVKKSESSKKMKRNKLEADHEIPIVWNDQDEEKVVEEIVKGEGEDDEVERSDEPKTEETASNLVLKKLLRGARYFDPPDAGWVSCYSCGEQGHTSFNCPTPTKRRKPCFICGSLEHGAKQCSKGHDCYICKKTGHRAKDCPDKYKNGSKGAVCLRCGDFGHDMILCKYEYSKEDLKDVQCYICKSFGHLCCVEPGNSLSWAVSCYRCGQLGHSGLACGRHYEESNENDSATPERLFNSREASECYRCGEEGHFARECPNSSSISTSHGRESQTLCYRCNGSGHFARECPNSSQVSKRDRETSTTSHKSRKKNKENSEHDSTPHESNGKTKKKKKKKTHKEEQPQTSPRKRKHRGGWITEEPEEESFQRGKMRRPKSPITPSGYNRSPSTHIGHNYRSPKFNSGGHYPGSQSSRHHSGPSPSRWQPSHQHHHHHQHLHHHHQNHSYEPAPPRHGRANRYSEFAGNYERW